The DNA region TCCCAGACTCCAGTCGCTGTCAGGGATGAAGTAGTCCACCGCGCCTTCCACGCCGTAAATCCGGCGATCGTCAGGTTCCACGCGGATCGTCATGTCGCTACGGTTAATCACAATCGACTTATCGGACGTCGAATAGTACGCCGCCAGTTGGGTACGCAGATTATCGCCGGTATAGCGCCAGCCCAGCTCATACGAATTGACTTTGATACCTTCCAGACGCGAGTCAGCCACGTTCACGCTGCGCTGGAGTTGGTAATGATCGCCCACCAACTGGTAAGTGCCGTTGCCGTAGTATTTCCCGGGATCCGGCAGCTCAACGCCCTGGGAGAAGTTAAACCACGCCTGCTGGCGTTCGGTGAGATGCGCCAACAACCCGGCGTTGAACAGGAAGTTGTCGTAATCGGTTTTGCCGCCAGGAATGACATCGGCAGAGCTCGCTAAGCCATTGGCGATCCCCTGTTGCTGCGCATAACCCACAAAATCATCAACCCGATTTTCCGTCCACTGATAGCGCACGCCACCGCTCAGGGTGAAGATGTCATTGATGTCATAACTGCTTTGCAGGAATGGGGCGACGTTGGTGATGCTATAACCGGGATAACGTCCCGTCGTATAAGCCGTGCGGTTGTCCATCCCGCCTGACGGTACAGACCAGGCCAGATCGAAGAACTTCTGGTTGGAGTCGAAGGTTTCATGGTCCGCATCGACACCCCATGTCAGCTCCCAGTTATCCATCAACTGGCTGTTAAGGGTGATTTTGGCGCCGTACTGATCGGTATCCTGCTGCGACGCTGAGAAACTGGTCACCTGGCCTTTGCTGAGCGTCGGGAAGGGGTAGAACTTCAGCGACTCATCGCGGTAGTAGATCTGGCTAACCAGATTCTGGCCGAAGAAATCCGCGTCGGAGTATTGCAGGCTGATCAGATGGCGCTCAGTCCCCGGAATGCGGTCAGAACTGAGTCCGCTGCGGGTGCTGGCGGTGCCGCTGTCGGTAACGGCGGACATATTTTCGCCCAGGTACAGTCCGTAATCTTCATCTCCCTGACTCTTGTAGTACTGGGTGACCAACTGTATCTGGCGATGGTCATCAATCTCGAGCGTGCCGGTTCCCATCACGTCCAGACGATCGGAGTGCTGTAGTCCGGTTTGCGTGTTGTCGAGCATCAGGGCGTCACCATTGCCATCGTACCAGCCGCCAAAGCGCTGATAAGCCACGGACATTCGACCAGACGCGCGATCCGTTCCGCCGCTGACCGCTGCGGCAACACGCTCGTCGTGATCGTTACTGTTGTTGAAGCCGGATTTACTGCCCAGTTCAAGCTCTACCTGGCGATCCGGCTGGCCCTTTTTGGTGACGATGTTAATTAAGCCGCCGGTACTGCCGCCGCCATACAGCGACGTTGCGCCTGAAATGACCTCGATGTGCGCGATGTTAAACGGGTCTATCGCATCCAGTTGACGGCTGTCAGTACGTGATGAGTTCAGGCGTACGCCGTCGATCAGTACGACAATCGCGCGGCCGCGCATGTTCATGCCGTAGTTGGTACGTCCCTGGCTACTGACGTCGATGCCGGGGATCAGTTGCGCCAGCACGTCTTTAAACTCTTTACCACCCTGAACCTGTTGCTCAATCTCCTGGCCTTCAATCACCCAGGTGGTCTGTGCCATTTCGGCTACGGTTTTCTGGCTGCGGTTGGCGCTGACGATGAGGTTTTCTTCTTCTGTTTGCGCCGCCGTAGCGGGCAGAGTCAGAGCCAACAGGATTGGGTTGAGGACCCAAAGACGCTTATTCATTCGCATTCCTTTCTGAAAATATCTGTGCAGGTGATGGGTTTTGACCGGTCGGTGCCGGCTGTTACATTGTGAAACAGATGTAAAATCAAATGCGAATATTGCTGATAATAATTGTTATTATCAATAAATTTTTGAGAAAATTTGAACCTAACCAAATGATAACATTAATGATTGTGCGGGAATTGCGGTGAAGAGAACCGGGAAACCGCGTTTCCCGGTCAGAGAAAACGATCAGGCCTTAAGCAGTTCAGGCCACAGACCCAGGGTAGTGCGGGTGATTTGCATCAGCTTCTCGAAACTGGCCCCTTCACGGGCGCTGATGGACATACCCTGCAAAATGCAGCTCAGATACTCGGCAAGATTTCGCACATTACAGTGCGCCGGGATCTCACCACGTTCCTGTCGCTGATGCAGAAATTGCGTCAGGGTCTGTTCCTGCATAGCGTGACGCGATTTCACCGTATGCGCAATGTCGCGCGATGCCGCGGCAAGCGTCGCGGACGTGTTTATCATAAAGCAGCCAGCGGGGGTGTCTTTGCTGGTGAAACAGGTTGCGACTGCGGTGAAGTAATCCTCCAGCGCCGCCTCAACGCTTTTTTCTTCGCAGAGCAACTGCGCTTCATGTTTTGCCGCGAAGCGGGCGATATATCTGTCCAGCACCGCGCGGAACAGTCCCTCTTTATTGGTAAATTCCGCATACAGCGTGGGCGCCTTCGCGCCCGTTGCTTCAACAAGGTCAGAGAGCGAGGTCGCCTCATAACCGTGCTGCCAGAAGAGTGTCATGGCCTTATCAAGCGCGGCTTCCCTGTCGAACACTTTTGGTCGGCCACGGCTTTTTTTTACACAACTTGTCGATTCAGTTGTCATGGTGCCGTCGTACCTTAATGGGGTTAGTGAACAACCATTATAAAAATAAACCCGCACAGGCTCCAGCGCATTCGTGAGAAAAATATTTTTAGTGTAGTCGCATGAAAGATAAGCGGTTTTAATTTTCTATAACGATCGTTATAAAAAGAGGGTTGACGTGTGACCTGGATCACATCTATCATTTATTTATCGATCGTTAAGTAAATACTTACGACGCCCAATCATCTGCAAAAGGTCACAATTATGAAAAACGTAAAAACTCTCATCGCTGCTGCTGTTCTCAGTTCTCTGTCATTCGCAAGTTTCGCGGCTGTTGAAGTTCAGTCAACGCCTGCCGGTCAGCAAAAAGTCGGCACCATCTCTGCAAACGCAGGGACTAACCTGAGTTCGCTGCAGGACGAACTGGCGCAGAAAGCGGATGCGATGGGTGCGAAATCTTTCCGCATTACTTCTGTGACGGGTCCGAACAATCTGCACGGTACCGCGGTAATTTATAAATAAGCATTAACCCCTCATTGATGCCTGCTGCTACAAAATAACGCGACATAAAAAAGCCCCGCTGAAACGCATTCAGCGGGGCTTTTTCATGTCCGTAA from Citrobacter amalonaticus Y19 includes:
- a CDS encoding TonB-dependent siderophore receptor, encoding MNKRLWVLNPILLALTLPATAAQTEEENLIVSANRSQKTVAEMAQTTWVIEGQEIEQQVQGGKEFKDVLAQLIPGIDVSSQGRTNYGMNMRGRAIVVLIDGVRLNSSRTDSRQLDAIDPFNIAHIEVISGATSLYGGGSTGGLINIVTKKGQPDRQVELELGSKSGFNNSNDHDERVAAAVSGGTDRASGRMSVAYQRFGGWYDGNGDALMLDNTQTGLQHSDRLDVMGTGTLEIDDHRQIQLVTQYYKSQGDEDYGLYLGENMSAVTDSGTASTRSGLSSDRIPGTERHLISLQYSDADFFGQNLVSQIYYRDESLKFYPFPTLSKGQVTSFSASQQDTDQYGAKITLNSQLMDNWELTWGVDADHETFDSNQKFFDLAWSVPSGGMDNRTAYTTGRYPGYSITNVAPFLQSSYDINDIFTLSGGVRYQWTENRVDDFVGYAQQQGIANGLASSADVIPGGKTDYDNFLFNAGLLAHLTERQQAWFNFSQGVELPDPGKYYGNGTYQLVGDHYQLQRSVNVADSRLEGIKVNSYELGWRYTGDNLRTQLAAYYSTSDKSIVINRSDMTIRVEPDDRRIYGVEGAVDYFIPDSDWSLGANANVLKSEVKQNGKWEKWDVTLASPSKATAWVGWAPEPWSLRVQTQQSFDLSDASGNKLDGYNTVDFIGSYQLPLGKLTFSIENLLDEDYTTLWGQRAPLLYSPTYGSPSLYEYKGRGRTFGLNYALTF
- the comR gene encoding TetR family copper-responsive transcriptional repressor ComR; protein product: MTTESTSCVKKSRGRPKVFDREAALDKAMTLFWQHGYEATSLSDLVEATGAKAPTLYAEFTNKEGLFRAVLDRYIARFAAKHEAQLLCEEKSVEAALEDYFTAVATCFTSKDTPAGCFMINTSATLAAASRDIAHTVKSRHAMQEQTLTQFLHQRQERGEIPAHCNVRNLAEYLSCILQGMSISAREGASFEKLMQITRTTLGLWPELLKA
- the bhsA gene encoding multiple stress resistance protein BhsA gives rise to the protein MKNVKTLIAAAVLSSLSFASFAAVEVQSTPAGQQKVGTISANAGTNLSSLQDELAQKADAMGAKSFRITSVTGPNNLHGTAVIYK